In Asticcacaulis sp. SL142, the sequence GCACGATGGCGCGCTTGCCGGATCTGGTGACATTCGCCCAGCTTCATGGCCTGAAAATCGGTACGATCGCCGATCTGATCGCTTATCGTCGCCGCACTGAGCGTTTCGTTGAGCGTGTGCTCGAAAAGCCATTCCAGAGCCAGTGGGGCGGTAATTTCCGCCTGTTTGTCTATCGCAATCGGATTGATCAGTCCGAACATATCGCCTTGGTTAAGCACCAGCCGGTGCCACATCAGGCCACCTTGGTGCGTATGCATCAGCTTGATGTCGCCTCAGACGTATTGGGTGGGATCGGTGGTGCCTCCCGGGCAAACCTGATCGAAGCGGCCATTAAGGCGTTGTCCGAGTTTGATGGCCCGTCTGTGATGGTCATGCTGCGCGATCCGGACCCCAAGGTTCTGTCATCACGGTTTGCCTCTGAGGACCCGGTAGGGCTCGGTGCGCGTGGCCTGCGTGATTACGGCGTGGGTGCGCAAATTCTTTTGGATCTTGGCGTTCGTGATATGATTGCCTTGTCATCGTCAAAACCCAAACCGGCAGCTCTGGAAGGTTACGGCTTGTCAATCGTTGACTGGCAAAATCTGGCTTGATTTTCTAATCGCTCGCCTTTGAAATTTAGTTTGAGGAATATCTATTGTCACAAGAACAACCCTTGCGCATCCTGATCGTCGAAAGCCGGTTTTATGATGATATTTCTGATGAGCTTCTAGCCGGAGCCAAATCCGCGCTCGAAGCCTATGGGGCTGAGTACGATGTGGTGACGGTGCCGGGGGCGTTTGAGGTGCCGGCGGCGATCGCCATGGCCGAAGATGCCGCGCATCGTCCAACGGGCCGTTATTACGATGGTTATGTGGCTCTGGGCTGCGTCATTCGCGGGGACACCACCCACTATGATTATGTCTGCACGGAATCGGCCCGTGGCCTGATGGATCTGTCGATGAACCAGCGTCTGGCGATTGGTTACGGTATTCTGACGGTCGAAGACGAAGATCAGGCCTGGGTGCGGGCACGGCGTTCCGAAGGCGATAAGGGCGGCACGGTGGCCAAGGTTTGTCTTGATATGATTTCGCTGCGCAAATCCTTGCTGGGTGGTGGTGTTCATGACTGAGTCCCCTAAGCCGCAAAGTCTTAAGGAGGTCATGGAGCACCTCAACACACCCGAAGTTAAGGGCAAA encodes:
- the ribB gene encoding 3,4-dihydroxy-2-butanone-4-phosphate synthase, which produces MTLHSAQTDLTNIDHESPISPIEDILEDARNGRPYILVDAEDRENEGDVIIPAQMATPDMVNFMARHARGLICLAITPERARQLRLPPMAHDNGARNGTAFTVAIEAKEGVTTGISAHDRARTIAVAVDPTKDSHDIVSPGHVFPLVARDGGVLVRAGHTEAAVDISRMAGLNPAGVICEVMNDDGTMARLPDLVTFAQLHGLKIGTIADLIAYRRRTERFVERVLEKPFQSQWGGNFRLFVYRNRIDQSEHIALVKHQPVPHQATLVRMHQLDVASDVLGGIGGASRANLIEAAIKALSEFDGPSVMVMLRDPDPKVLSSRFASEDPVGLGARGLRDYGVGAQILLDLGVRDMIALSSSKPKPAALEGYGLSIVDWQNLA
- a CDS encoding 6,7-dimethyl-8-ribityllumazine synthase: MSQEQPLRILIVESRFYDDISDELLAGAKSALEAYGAEYDVVTVPGAFEVPAAIAMAEDAAHRPTGRYYDGYVALGCVIRGDTTHYDYVCTESARGLMDLSMNQRLAIGYGILTVEDEDQAWVRARRSEGDKGGTVAKVCLDMISLRKSLLGGGVHD